In Schistocerca serialis cubense isolate TAMUIC-IGC-003099 chromosome 3, iqSchSeri2.2, whole genome shotgun sequence, the following proteins share a genomic window:
- the LOC126471370 gene encoding neurogenic locus notch homolog protein 4-like, which produces MSLPGASYHPVPGASPCLLPPGACRHLVPATAQCLSLPGACYEPLPGAATCLQLPGPCRHLVPAAAQFLPPPSACRRPVPATAQGLRPHEPGRALCLPPYGSCQHLVPAAAQYLPPPSAGRSPVPGTAQCLPPPGDFHCPVPVPVWRLLPNGAWRCPMPAAARCLPAHGDCRRPVPVAAWCLLPTGAWHCTVLPPPSACHHLEPAAAQCLPPPNACHRTGPPTAQCLPPPCAYHCPLPFAACYHLGPGAATCLPPPGACCHLVLIAVQYLPPASACRRPVPATTQCLPPPGACRHLVPATAQCLPPPNACRHLVPAAAQCQLLPCAFYHPVPGAAPCLSPQGACHPLVPAADQYLSLPGACYLPVPGAALWLQPPGACRHLVPAAAQCQSLPGASYHPVPGAAPCLPPPGAGRHLVPAAAHCLPPPGACRCPVPVAAGFLLKPGAWRSPVPATAWCLSPPRACQSPVPATAQCLPPPGACCCPVNVAAWCLLPPDAWRFPVPAATWCLPLPRACRCLVPSKTWSLVEPCAGRRTGPADIWCLPSPSTWNRPVPPTTWCLPLPSACPCLEPPTNRCLALPRVCSCPVPAGTWACAAQWLSLPGACYHLGPGAATCLPPPGACCHLVLPTVQFLPPPSACRHPVLAATWCLPPPSACHCPMPAATWCLPLYSASCCHVPANTRCLALPHACRRKVLATTWCLLLSSTCHCPVPATSQSLVLPCAYSHQVPAATWCFPLSSTCHHPGPATAQCLPPPGACRCAVPVAALCLLPPGAWCCPVPATAKVPAPTWCLPLPSTCHCLVPATTWCLALPCACLHLVPAATWCFLLSSTCHHPVPATARCLPPPGACHRPVPATAQCLPPPGACCCAVPVAALCLLPTGAWHCRLLPPPTACHHIRPAPPSGFRCLVPATTWGLALPRACRRPAPAATWCFPLSSSCHHPVPAATRCLPPPGACHRPVPATAQCLPPPGACHCTVPVAAMCLLTPSAWRCPMPAAERCLPPPGACRYPVPVTAQCLLPPRAWCCPVPTATRCLPPPGASRCPVPATTQCLPLPNACRHLVPAAAQCQSLPCACYHPVPGTAPCLPPQRCLPPPGACRCPCLPPPGASCCPVPATTQCLPPPGACRHLVPATAQCLPPPNACRLLVPAAVQCQSLPCACYHLVPGAALCLLLQRCLPPPGACRCPVPVTAWCLLPPVAWRCPVPASTWCLLPPGACRCPVPVATWCLLPPSTWRCPVPATTQYLPPPSACRHLVPPAAQFLSLHCACYDPVPGTDPCMTRLLPDANWCLPLPSACCHPVSAAARCLPPPGACYHPLFVAAWCLLLPSACRHLVPAAAPCLSLPWACYHPVPRNEPCLPPPGACRHLVPSAAQCLSLPGACYHPVPSTAPCLPLATASWCLMPATTRCLALPHACRHPVPAATWCLSPPSSGHCPVPAATWEAIAI; this is translated from the exons ATGTCGCTGCCTGGTGCCTCCTACCACCCGGTGCCTGGCGCTTCCCCGTGCCTGCTGCCGCCCGGTGCCTGCCGCCACCTGGTGCCTGCCACTGCCCAGTGCCTGTCGCTGCCTGGTGCCTGCTACGAACCGTTGCCTGGGGCTGCCACGTGCCTGCAGCTGCCAGGTCCCTGCCGCCACCTGGTGCCTGCCGCAGCCCAGTTCCTGCCACCGCCCAGTGCCTGCCGCCGCCCAGTGCCTGCCACTGCCCAGGGCCTGAGACCACATG AGCCTGGAAGGGCCCTGTGCCTGCCGCCGTACGGGTCCTGCCAACACCTGGTGCCTGCTGCCGCCCAGTACCTGCCACCGCCCAGTGCCGGCCGCAGCCCAGTACCTGGCACCGCCCAGTGCCTGCCGCCACCTGGTGACTTCCACTGCCCAGTGCCTGTCCCTGTCTGGAGGCTCCTACCAAATGGTGCCTGGCGCTGCCCCATGCCTGCAGCTGCCCGGTGCCTGCCGGCACATGGTGACTGCCGCCGCCCAGTGCCTGTAGCTGCCTGGTGCCTGCTACCAACTGGTGCCTGGCACTGCACCGTGCTTCCGCCCCCCAGTGCCTGCCACCACCTAGAGCCTGCCGCCGCCCAGTGCCTGCCACCTCCTAATGCCTGCCACCGCACAGGGCCTCCCACTGCCCAGTGCTTGCCGCCACCTTGTGCCTACCACTGCCCGTTGCCTTTCGCTGCCTGCTACCACCTGGGGCCTGGCGCTGCCACGTGCCTGCCGCCGCCTGGTGCCTGCTGCCACCTGGTGCTTATCGCTGTCCAGTACCTGCCACCGGCCAGTGCCTGCCGCCGCCCAGTGCCTGCCACCACCCAGTGCCTGCCGCCGCCCGGTGCCTGCCGCCACCTGGTGCCTGCCACCGCCCAGTGCCTGCCACCGCCCAATGCCTGCCGCCATCTGGTGCCTGCCGCTGCGCAGTGCCAGTTGCTGCCTTGTGCCTTCTACCACCCGGTGCCTGGCGCTGCCCCGTGCCTGTCGCCGCAAGGTGCTTGCCACCCCCTGGTGCCTGCCGCTGACCAGTACCTGTCACTGCCTGGTGCCTGCTACCTCCCGGTGCCTGGTGCTGCCCTGTGGCTGCAGCCGCCGGGTGCCTGCCGCCACCTGGTGCCTGCCGCTGCACAGTGCCAGTCGCTGCCTGGTGCCTCCTACCACCCGGTGCCTGGAGCTGCCCCGTGCCTGCCGCCGCCCGGTGCCGGCCGCCACCTGGTGCCTGCTGCCGCACACTGCCTGCCACCACCTGGTGCCTGCCGCTGCCCCGTGCCTGTCGCTGCCGGGTTCCTTCTAAAACCAGGTGCCTGGCGAAGCCCCGTGCCTGCCACCGCATGGTGCCTGTCACCACCTCGTGCCTGCCAAAGCCCAGTGCCTGCCACCGCGCAATGCCTGCCGCCACCTGGTGCCTGCTGCTGCCCAGTGAATGTCGCTGCCTGGTGCCTCCTACCACCCGATGCCTGGCGCTTCCCCGTGCCTGCCGCCACCTGGTGCCTGCCGCTGCCCCGTGCCTGTCGCTGTCTGGTTCCCTCTAAAACCTGGAGCCTGGTGGAGCCCTGTGCCGGCCGCCGCACGGGTCCTGCTGACATCTGGTGCCTGCCGTCACCCAGTACCTGGAACCGCCCAGTGCCTCCCACCACCTGGTGCCTTCCACTGCCCAGTGCCTGTCCCTGTCTGGAGCCTCCTACCAACCGGTGCCTGGCGCTGCCCCGTGTCTGCAGCTGCCCGGTGCCTGCCGGTACATG GGCCTGCGCCGCCCAGTGGCTTTCGCTGCCTGGTGCCTGCTACCACCTGGGGCCTGGCGCTGCCACGTGCCTGCCGCCGCCCGGCGCCTGCTGCCACCTGGTGCTTCCCACTGTCCAGTTCCTGCCACCACCCAGTGCCTGCCGCCACCCGGTGCTTGCCGCCACCTGGTGCCTGCCACCGCCCAGTGCCTGCCACTGCCCAATGCCTGCCGCCACCTGGTGCCTGCCGCTGTACAGTGCCAGTTGCTGCCATGTGCCTGCTAACACCCGGTGCCTGGCGCTACCCCATGCCTGCCGCCGCAAGGTGCTTGCCACCACCTGGTGCCTGCTGCTGTCCAGTACCTGTCACTGCCCAGTGCCTGCTACCTCCCAGAGCCTGGTGCTGCCCTGTGCCTACAGCCACCAGGTGCCTGCCGCCACCTGGTGCTTCCCGCTGTCCAGTACCTGCCACCACCCAGGGCCTGCCACTGCCCAATGCCTGCCGCCACCTGGTGCCTGCCGCTGCGCAGTGCCAGTCGCTGCCTTGTGCCTGCTACCACCCGGTGCCTGGTGCTGCCCCGTGCCTGCCACCGCAAAGGTGCCTGCCCCCACCTGGTGCCTGCCGCTGCCCAGTACCTGTCACTGCCTGGTGCCTGCTACCACCTGGTGCCTGGCGCTGCCCTGTGCCTGCCTCCACCTAGTGCCTGCCGCCACCTGGTGCTTCCTGCTGTCCAGTACCTGCCACCACCCAGTGCCTGCCACCGCCCGGTGCCTGCCGCCACCTGGTGCCTGCCACCGCCCAGTGCCTGCCACTGCCCAATGCCTGCCGCCTCCTGGTGCCTGCTGCTGTGCAGTGCCAGTCGCTGCCTTGTGCCTGCTACCAACTGGTGCCTGGCACTGCCGCTTGCTTCCGCCCCCCACTGCTTGCCACCACATAAGGCCTGCGCCGCCCAGTGGCTTTCGCTGCCTGGTGCCTGCTACCACCTGGGGCCTGGCGCTGCCACGTGCCTGCCGCCGCCCGGCGCCTGCTGCCACCTGGTGCTTCCCACTGTCCAGTTCCTGCCACCACCCAGTGCCTGCCGCCACCCGGTGCTTGCCGCCACCTGGTGCCTGCCACCGCCCAGTGCCTGCCACTGCCCAATGCCTGCCGCCACCTGGTGCCTGCCACTGTACAGTGCCAGTTGCTGCCATGTGCCTGCTAACACCCAGTGCCTGGCGCTGCCCCATGCCTGCCGCCGAAAGGTGCTTGCCACCACCTGGTGCCTGCCGCTATCCAGTACCTGTCACTGCCCAGTGCCTGCTACCTCCCAGAGCCTGGTGCTGCCCCGTGCCTACAGCCACCAGGTGCCTGCCGCCACCTGGTGCTTCCCGCTGTCCAGTACCTGCCACCACCCAGTGCCTGCCACTGCCCAATGCCTGCCGCCACCTGGTGCCTGCCGCTGCGCAGTGCCAGTCGCTGCCTTGTGCCTGCTACCACCCGGTGCCTGGCACTGCCCCGTGCCTGCCACCGCAAAGGTGCCTGCCACCACCTGGTGCCTGCCGCTGCCCA TGCCTGCCGCCACCTGGTGCTTCCTGCTGTCCAGTACCTGCCACCACCCAGTGCCTGCCACCACCCGGTGCCTGCCGCCACCTGGTGCCTGCCACCGCCCAGTGCCTGCCACCGCCCAATGCCTGCCGCCTCCTGGTGCCTGCTGCTGTGCAGTGCCAGTCGCTGCCTTGTGCCTGCTACCACCTGGTGCCGGGCGCTGCCCTGTGCCTGCTGCTGCAAAGGTGCCTGCCACCACCTGGTGCCTGCCGCTGCCCAGTACCTGTCACTGCCTGGTGCCTGCTACCACCTGTTGCCTGGCGCTGCCCCGTGCCTGCCTCCACCTGGTGCCTGCTGCCACCTGGTGCCTGCCGCTGCCCAGTGCCTGTCGCTACCTGGTGCCTGCTACCACCCAGTACCTGGCGTTGCCCTGTGCCTGCCACCACCCAGTACCTGCCACCGCCCAGTGCCTGCCGGCACCTGGTGCCTCCCGCTGCTCAGTTCCTGTCACTGCATTGTGCCTGCTACGACCCGGTGCCTGGCACTGACCCGTGCATGACCCGCCTGTTGCCTGATGCCAACTGGTGCCTGCCACTTCCCAGTGCCTGCTGCCACCCAGTATCTGCCGCTGCCAGGTGCCTGCCGCCGCCTGGAGCCTGCTACCACCCGTTGTTTGTCGCTGCCTGGTGCCTGCTACTGCCCAGTGCCTGCCGCCACCTGGTTCCTGCCGCTGCCCCGTGCTTGTCGTTGCCTTGGGCCTGCTACCACCCGGTGCCTCGCAATGAACCGTGTCTGCCGCCGCCCGGTGCATGCCGCCACCTGGTGCCTTCTGCAGCCCAGTGCCTGTCGCTGCCTGGTGCCTGCTACCACCCGGTGCCTAGCACTGCCCCATGCCTGCCGCTGGCCACTGCCAGTTGGTGTCTGATGCCTGCTACCACCCGTTGCCTGGCGCTGCCCCATGCCTGTCGTCACCCGGTGCCTGCTGCCACCTGGTGCCTATCGCCGCCCAGTTCCGGCCACTGCCCAGTGCCTGCCGCCACCTGGGAAGCTATTGCAATCTGA